AGGGGTCCCCTGCTTCCCCAATCCCCCAGGCGTCTGCACTGCACACGGAACTACATCCACATCAACCTGTTCACATCTTTCATGCTGCGGGCAGCAGCCATCCTCACCCGAGACCGCCTGCTCCGTCCAGCTGGCCCTTACCCTGGGGACCAGCCCCCTGCCCTGTGGAACCAGGTGAGCACCATCCCCCTCCTCCTCAGATTGGGAATCTGCCTCCTCTGCTGGGCCAGAAGGTTCCTAATCCCTTTACTGCCTCCTACACTATCAACAGTTTCTCTTTTTTGCCCCCTCCAAACACATGTGGAGAGGGACCCTTCCTAACGCAGCCTCCCCCATCATTGAACTCTCCCACCCCAACACCTCCGTTATTGGAATTTTCCATTCCCTTTCGCTCATTATCTCACCCATCACTGGACTTTTTCTCCAAGGACAGAATCCCCCTGCTGGAGGTGAGGCAGCGACAGGATGGCAGAAGCTAACTGTTGGGGGAACTCAGTACATACCAATTTGTTACTGGGAGACAGGACGGGAGAGACTACAGGCCGGGAGCAGAGGGAGAAAAACTATCTGGTAGCAAGTTGGCCCATACCAATAGTTAAGAAGCCTTGAGGTGGGAGAGTCCATTTGCTGGTGGGAGAGGGGTGATGAGATGGGAGAAACGTTTTGATAGGTGGAGTAGTTGAGTTCAATTCTTAGAAGGAGATGAGGTGGGAGAGGCCATATTTGGGGAGGCTAATATAACAAGATGGAAGATAGCAATTATTAAAGAGGCTAGGGTGGGAGAGTTCATATAGGGGAAGAGAATAGGGTGAGAGAAACcaaccacaggggccggccccgtggcttagcggttaagtgcgtgtgctccgctgctggtggcccaggttcggatcccgagcgcgcaccgacgcaccgcatctccggccatgctgaggccgtgtcccacatacagcaactagagggatgtgcagctatgacatacaactatctactggggctttggggggaaaaataaagaaagaaagaaaattaagaaaccaACCACAGATACCATCCTTTGGTGATATAAAGTGGGAGGAGAATAGATGGCAGGAGATGGGGGTGGAAGGACTACCAGGTGGAGGAATGCTTGGGGACACCCTGGCGGCCctgactgccccctccccctgtgtGGCCACCCCCAGGCTCTGGCTGCCTGCCGCACCGCCCAGATCGTGACCCAGTACTGCGTGGGTGCCAACTACACGTGGCTGCTGGTGGAGGGCGTCTACCTGCACAGCCTCCTGGTGCTCGTGGGAGGCTCGGAGGAGGGCCACTTCCACTGCTACCTGCTCCTCGGCTGGGGTGAGCCCCGACCCGGTCCCCTGCCCAGCCCGGTGCGCCTCGCTCCCCCGACCACCCTGCTGGTCTGCCTCAGGGGGTCTCCTCCCCTCTCTAGGCTTCTGCCTCCCCACCCCGGCGGGACAATTCCGCGGGTCTTGGGCCTGGCGGGGCCCGTGCGCGCTCTGACAGCTGcggcggggtggggggcgggggccggggtcTGCGCAGGGGCCCCCGCGCTTTTCGTCATCCCCTGGGTGATCGTCAGGTACCTGTACGAGAACACGCAGTGAGTCGCCGGGgtctggggcggggcctgggggtgGGCGGAGCTTCGAGGGACGTGGGCGGGGCGTGATGGAAACGTGGGGAGGTTCTGATGGCAGGCGGGGGCTTGGAGGGAACGCGGGTGGGGTCTAAAGGCATGGGGAGCTTGGAAAGATTGTGTTCCGGGACTACTGGAAGAGGAGGAATGAGGGCGGGGCTTTAAAGGAATGTGGGTGTGGCGCTAAGGAAGGTGGGCGGGGCCTGGGGAGTGAATGTGCGTGATCCCTTGAGTCCAGGGGTTTTGTCTCTTAGCCctactccccctcccccaggtgcTGGGAGCGGAACGATGTCAAAGCCATTTGGTGGATCATACGCACTCCTCTCCTCATGACCATCTTGGTATGGCCGGCCCCGCCTCCTCCAGGCCGTCCTCAGAGATTTCCCATCCTGGGAAGCGGGGCGCCACCCTCTGCCCCCCAGCGAGGGATCGAGGCTGGCTTAGCCTCGATCTCTCCCCGCAGATTAACTTCCTCATCTTTATCCGCATTCTTGGCATCCTCCTGTCCAAGCTGAGGACGCGGCAGATGCGCTGCCCGGACTACCGGCTGAGGTGAGGGAGGGTGCTGGGGACGGAGGGGAAGGGGGCCGGGTGCGAGATGGGGCCCCGGGGCCGCGGGATTACTGCTGCTCTGTGCCCCCAGGCTGGCTCGCTCCACGCTGACGCTGGTGCCCCTGCTGGGCGTCCACGAGGTGGTGTTTGCTCCCGTGACGGAGGAACAGGCCCGGGGCGCCCTGCGCTTTGCCAAGCTGGGCTTTGAGATCTTCCTCAGCTCCTTCCAGGTGCTCAGGAGGGGGGCAGGGGCCACACCCCTCGACCCTGGGGCCCTCCTCCCCCGCGGGGTAAAAGGGCCTCAATCATCCTCTGGCAAAGCCACTGAATGGGGTTTGAAATGGGACTTTGCTCATTCATTCTACACAAAATACTGAGTTAGCTGTCCTGGGCTGGGGAAGCAGCAGGAAGCAAGACAAGACACCAGCAGTACTGCCTGCTGGTGAAGATAGGGGGCTTTGAGGCCAGACAGGGCTGGAGCCAAATTCAGGCCTGTCACTTCCCATCTCTGTGGCCTCAGGGTCAGAGCTACGTGAGGCAAGAGAGGTACCTAAGGCGTAAAATGTAAAGAGATGCCCTGCTCCAAAATTTCAGGCTGACCCTGCCCTGGCTTGCCCTGCCCTAGTCCCCAGGCTGCTTCACCttgttgggcctcagttttctcatctctaaagtggGGGCAATACCAGTCTCACCTCACAAGGCTGTTCATTCATTAAATTCTGCAAACATTTATCAAACACAGAACTATGTGCTAAACACTCTTCTAGGGAGTGG
This genomic window from Diceros bicornis minor isolate mBicDic1 chromosome 34, mDicBic1.mat.cur, whole genome shotgun sequence contains:
- the GIPR gene encoding gastric inhibitory polypeptide receptor — protein: SEGQTARELYRRWERYRRECQETLEAAEPPAGLACNRSFDMYVCWDYAAPNATARASCPWYLPWHRHVAAGFVLRQCGSDGQWGPWRDHSQCENPEKNGAFQDQRLILERLQVVYTVGYSLSIATLLLALLILSFFRRLHCTRNYIHINLFTSFMLRAAAILTRDRLLRPAGPYPGDQPPALWNQALAACRTAQIVTQYCVGANYTWLLVEGVYLHSLLVLVGGSEEGHFHCYLLLGWGAPALFVIPWVIVRYLYENTQCWERNDVKAIWWIIRTPLLMTILINFLIFIRILGILLSKLRTRQMRCPDYRLRLARSTLTLVPLLGVHEVVFAPVTEEQARGALRFAKLGFEIFLSSFQGFLVSVLYCFVNKEVQSEIRRGWHRCRLRRGLGEEQRQPPQRAFPTVPSGSDPGRVVTGRALSSGTLPGPGDVSPVLESYC